A window from Luteolibacter flavescens encodes these proteins:
- a CDS encoding SDR family oxidoreductase, which produces MSKEVSYNFDGKVALVTGGGSGIGKATATLLARSGARVAIIGRDPGELRSAAAEISPGDPGAVLCVSADVSESGEMEQAIAEIGEKLGGIDIVVANAGINGVWAPLEELEVDEWNTTIGINLRGTFLTVKLALPYLKRLGGSVIVVSSINGTRVFSNSGATAYSCSKAAQVAFCKMTALELAKDKIRVNAVCPGAIETNIEDSTERRSIEGLHLPVEYPAGDVPLTGGTPGHPDQVAQVIAFLASDASAHVTGTEIFIEGAQSLLLG; this is translated from the coding sequence ATGAGCAAGGAAGTGAGCTACAACTTCGACGGAAAGGTCGCCCTCGTCACCGGCGGCGGCTCCGGCATCGGCAAGGCCACGGCCACGCTGCTCGCCCGGTCCGGTGCGCGGGTCGCCATCATCGGGCGCGATCCCGGTGAATTGAGAAGCGCCGCCGCGGAGATCTCGCCCGGCGACCCGGGCGCGGTCCTTTGCGTGAGCGCGGACGTGAGCGAGTCCGGGGAAATGGAGCAGGCGATTGCGGAGATCGGGGAAAAGCTCGGCGGCATCGACATCGTCGTCGCGAATGCCGGCATCAATGGCGTATGGGCACCGCTGGAGGAGCTGGAGGTGGACGAGTGGAATACCACCATCGGCATCAATCTCCGCGGGACCTTCCTCACGGTGAAGCTCGCGCTGCCCTACCTGAAGCGCCTCGGCGGATCGGTGATCGTCGTTTCCTCCATCAATGGCACCCGCGTCTTCAGCAACTCGGGTGCGACCGCCTACTCATGCTCGAAGGCGGCGCAGGTCGCCTTTTGCAAAATGACGGCTCTCGAACTCGCGAAGGACAAGATCCGCGTGAATGCCGTCTGCCCCGGTGCCATCGAGACGAATATCGAGGACAGCACCGAGCGGCGGTCCATCGAGGGACTGCACCTGCCGGTGGAGTATCCGGCGGGCGACGTGCCCCTCACCGGGGGCACGCCGGGCCACCCGGACCAGGTGGCCCAGGTGATCGCCTTCCTCGCCTCGGATGCCTCCGCGCACGTCACCGGCACGGAGATCTTCATCGAGGGGGCGCAGTCGCTGCTACTAGGGTAA